In Leptospira montravelensis, the DNA window TATTTCTTCAAACAAACTTGGCATCTCTTTTGCTTTAAAAGCATCACCTAAAAGCACATGGCGTTTTGCTGCATCATATCCCACGGCTTCCCCAAGAAGAGCATAAATAAAGGATGGAACTTGAATTCCAATTTTTACTTCAGGTAATCCAAATCGGATGTCTTCTGTTGCATAACGGTAATCACAAACAAGTGCTAACATTGCGCCATAACCCAATGCGTGACCTGATATCTCAGCAATAGTTGGGACAGGTAGAGTGAAAAGACTTTTTAAGTTGTCATAAAACAAATTTAAGAAGGGTGCTAAATCTTTAGATAGATCCATCGTACTAACCGTAGTCAGATCTAAGCCCAAGGAAAAACTTCCAGCCGTTTCACTTTTTAAAACAATGGCTTTGGAATTGGAATCTTTTGCTGTTTGTATCGCTTTTTTTAATTCCAAAAACGATTCGTTAGAAAAACTGTTCTTGTCGTTAATACCCAATCGGATAAAACCGATTCCGTCTATTTGTTCAAATGAAATCATATAAATCCTCTAAAAATGGTTAGATGTCTAACTAATAGGCTTGGGCTTAAAACCGGCAAGATTTATTTTATTTGTTAGGAATTTAAAAGGTAGGTTCTAATTACTTCTTTCATAACAGAAAGACCAATGGGGAGGGCATCTTCATCGAAATCAAAAAAAGAACTATGATGAGAATGAATAAATCCTTTAGCTTCGTTCCGAGAACCAATAAAAAAATAACATCCAGGGCGCTCCATAAGAAAGGCAGAAAAATCTTCTCCTCCCATAGTCCTTGTGTTTTCTTCTGTGAGGCAATTTTCTCCGAGAACATTTTTTGCCGCAGATCTGACTATCTCAGCCATTGCCGGGTCATTAATAGTAGGTTTGTCAATTCGACTGTATTCAAATTCAACTCTGGCTCCAAATCCAGCCGCGACTTGGTTTACAAGAGATTCCATTCGTTTGGGAATCATTTCATAAACCGATTTGGAATAGGTACGAACAGTCCCGTGCAAAGTTGCGGTTTCGGGAATGACGTTAAATGCATTTCCGGAGTGAAAGGAACCTACAGTTACGACACAGGGTTCTAGAGGATCAACGTTTCGGGAAACTAAGGTTTGTAAGGCAGTGACTAAATGGGAACCTACCACGATGGGATCAACCGTGTGTTGGGGGATGGCACCGTGTCCAGAAGTCCCTTTCACAGTAATTTTGAATTCGTCTACGGATGCCATCATCGTTCCGTTGACGACACCGACTTTCCCTAGATCAATATGGTTCCAAACATGAAGGGCAAAAACAGAATCCACTTTATAACGTTCAAGAATTCCAGAGGCAATCATTCTATCAGCCCCGGATCCACCTTCTTCGGCAGGTTGAAAACAAAGTAGAACTCTACCTTTGGGAACAAATTCAGAAAAGGCTGTTTTTAGTTCCGAAGAAAGTGCCATAAGTATGCTTGTATGTCCATCATGGCCACAGGCATGCATTTTCCCTGGATTTTTACTTTTGTATTCGTGGTGATTTTCTTCGTGGATAGGGAGAGCATCCATATCAGCACGTACAAGAACAGTTTTTCCTGGAATTCCAGAATCAAATAATGCCACAAGGCCTGTTTCTGCAATTCCGGATTCCACTTGGAAACCTAAAGATTCTAAATGTTCCTTCACAAAAGAGGCAGTTTCTTTTTCTTCATATTTGAGTTCTGGAAACTGATGGAAAGTACGTCTATAACGAACCATTTCCTCTTTTCTATGCGAAGGATAAACTTTCATAATTTATCGGATTCTTGTTTGGCCCTTTTTTCAACTTCATCTAAAATAGAATACAAATCGAGCCCATACTTTTCAAAAAGAGAATTTTTTGCGAGTTCATATCTAACTAAATTTATATTAAAGTTGATCTTTGCCTGTGTTACAGCAAGTTCTGCATTTGCCAAACTATCAAGAGCGTTTTTTACGTTAACGGCTGTATAACGACCTTGGCGAAAACGTTCCATAAGACCATTATAAAAAATCTCTGTTTCTTTTCTTGTTTTGATTAAATCTTTGAGTAAAGCATGGCTTGCAATTAATGCTTCATACCGAATGTCAATTTCTTGCGTTATCTCTTGTTCCAAATTTTGGATTTTTAGCTCATTCACTTTTAAATTCGTTTCTGCATCACGGATTCCAGCCTTGATACCTAAATCCCAAAGAGGATAAGACATTTTTAACTCAGCCAAAATTTGTGGGTAATTCAAGGAAGTGATTCCTCGTTGCCTTGCTATAAAGTTCTCTTGTGGGGAGAGAAAATTTTGACCGATGGAACTATAGGTAAAACTTGCGAGTAGTGAAGGATCATCTTCCGCAAGTGCAGTATTGAGGGCTAATTTCGCAATTTCTCTTTCTCTTTTTAAGATAAGATAATCAGTTCTACGAGAAAGTGCATATTCTTTGTCAGCCTTTAGATCGATTCCTGTTGGCAAGGTTTCACTTAGATCAGTAACCCCTTCAATCGACGAACCAGTATCCACATTTAAAATTCGGACTAAATTTCTTTCGGCTTCGATTCGATCTACTTTTGCTTTTTCTAATAATGACTGTGTTCTTAGATAGGCCTGGTTCCATTGGTTCACTTCAAAACCTTCAGATAATCCAAGTCCTGCTTTACGAAGAGTCAGACGACGGATCTCTTCCGTATTTTTTGCAACCTTTTCGTATGTACCTATTTGCGAATCGACAATAGTGAGAGACCAATAGTCGATAAGGATTTTTACAACAAGCTGAGTTAGGATACCAATATAATTTTCACGGACAAGTAAGGTTTGATTTTTTAGAAGTTTTTCCTTATCTTCTTCGTTTTTTCCAAACCCGTATTTCAGTAATTCCTGCGAAAGAGTTACTGAAAGTGCGCCCGTATACATAGGAGGAGCTGCCAATAAACTTCCAAAAGCTGCCGTTTGCGCATTGGGATTTTCAAAAGCGTTTACGTCATACCGAATTGTACTGATTTCAGATTTGAAATAGGTACCTGTTTTGAACTGTTTTTCAATACCGGCTGAGATTTTATCCTGGGAACGAACGGTTCCCGCAAAGATGTTGTTTCTGTTATCTGGAAAAAGTTGTTTGGCTGATTGGATACTGGCTAAAGCTTTCCAAGTATACTTGGATTCATTTTTCCATTCTGGACTATCTGCCTTTACAATTTCTAATTTTGCGTTTTGGACAATGGTGTTATTCTCAATCACTTGTTCGATGGCTTGAGAAATGGTGAGTCGCAGTTTTTTTGGTCCGTTTCCATTTTCAAGGAATTCCGGAACTGTATTGCCATTTTCCCACTGGGAAAGCTGCATCCTTTTCACATCCTCTTCAAAGTCAGATTCCGCAAAAACTGGGAAACTAAGTAGACTTAAAGATATTAACCAACTGGTCAACTTTCGAGAATTTATGAAAAAACCTGGGGTTGTCAAAATATTATGATTCAATGGAAACTTCTTAAACCCCTTACACAGACAAGATGAAAAAATCAATGTTGTCAATCAACCTAAAATGTAAAAAGCTACGTAGAGAAACCATAGTTTCTGGGAGTGCATTGTGGCAAATATGTCGAAAAAACCGAATCGTTTGGTTCATGAAAAAAGTCCTTACCTGTTACAACATGCACACAATCCCGTAGATTGGTTTCCTTGGGGGACAGAAGCTTTCGAAAAAGCCCAAAAAGAAGATAAAATCATCCTTTTGTCCATCGGATATTCAACCTGCCACTGGTGCCATGTGATGGAGCGGGAATCGTTTGAAGACGATTCTACTGCGGAGGTTTTAAATCGTGATTTCGTATGCATAAAGTTAGACAGGGAAGAAAGACCTGACATTGATAAAATTTATATGGATGCACTCCATGCGATGGGAACCCAAGGCGGATGGCCACTGAATATGTTTCTCACTCCCTCGAAGGAACCAATTCTTGGGGGAACCTATTTTCCTCCAGAAAATCGTTACGGCAAAAGGAGTTTTAAAGAGGTTCTTAGGTTGGTTTCCGAGGCATGGAAGAACCAAAGAGAAGAACTCGTCACTGCCGCAGGTGATTTGACTCAGTATTTACGAGAAAATGAATCAAGATCAAATGAAGGAATAGTTCCGGGCAAAGAAATCATCGAAAAAAACTTTGAACGTTACCTTCAAGTGTACGATAAAGAATATTTTGGCTTCAAAACTAATTCAGTGAATAAGTTTCCTCCTAGTATGGCTCTTAGTTTTCTTACTGATTTCTATTTATTAAAAAAAGAACCGCGCGCTCTTGAGATGGCTTTTAACACTGCTTACGCAATGAAGTCTGGTGGAATTTATGACCAAGTAGGTGGAGGAATCTGCCGTTATGCGACAGACCATGAATGGTTAGTTCCACATTTTGAAAAAATGTTATATGACAACTCTCTTTTTGTGGAAGCACTTTCTTTATTGTATAAGGCCACAGAAGAATCCTTCTTTTTAGATATAATCCGTGAAATTGCCAAATACATTAGAAGGGACATGACTTTAGAATCCGGTGGGATTGCTAGTGCAGAAGATGCAGATTCAGAAGGTGAAGAAGGTAAGTTTTACCTCTGGGGTTATTCCGAGTTTAATCAAATCGTTTCGAAAGAGGTAATCCAAGGGTTTTGGAATGTCACAGAAGAAGGAAACTTTGAACACCGAAACATCTTAAATATTTACTTTAAAGGCAAAAATCCATACACGGAGGGAATCCAATGGACTACTGATTTTTTTAACCTTTTAGAGAAAGCTAAAGAGAAATTATTAACAGAGCGCACAAAAAGGATACGTCCTTTGCGAGATGACAAAATTTTAACCTCATGGAACTGCCTATGGATCAGAGCACTTTTGAGTGCTTACGAAGTGTCAGGAGATTTAGAATACCTAAATGATGCCAAAAAGATATATTTGTTTATAACCAAGGAACTACTGGGAAATGACGGCTCGATTTTAAGAAGATTTCGAGAAGGCGAAGCAAAATATTTTGGCACACTTCCTGATTATGCCGAATTTATATGGGTTTCTTTTAAACTATTTCAGTTAGATGAAGATAGAACAGCCTATGAAAATGGAAAAAAATCATTAGAATATTTAATTTCCAATTTTGAATCTAAGGTTGGACCTTTTTTCGAATCTTTTCACGGCAATGAAGATTTGATTGTGCGCACGATCGAAGGTTACGATGGTGTTGAACCTTCGGGGAACTCTACCATCTTACATTTGTTCTATCTTTTAAATTCCTGGGGTTTTAAAAAATGGGATCTACAAAAAAAAGCAGATTCAATTTTTGCATATTTTCTTCCGGAACTAACACAAAATTCTTTAAGTTATCCATCAATGATTTCAGCATTCCAAAAATTCCAATACCCATCCAAAGAAGTTCTAGTGGTTTATAAAAACAAAGACCCTAAAGAAATTCGAATGATTAAAAATAAATTATCCATGATAAAAGATCCTAACCTAGTTTGGTTAGTGATTGAAGAATCTAGGGCAAAGGAATTATCACAAGAACTGGAACTCTTAAGTGGAAGAGGTGCAGGTTCTGGTATTTTATATTATGTTTGTCGCAATTTTTCTTGTGAATTACCTAAAGACAACTGGGAAGAAACACTCACTCTTATACAACAATAGGAGTGGCGTCTCCCCAAAGACGATCCAATGAATAATAGGTTCGCATTTCGTCAGTCATGATATGTACACAAATTTCACCGTAATCCAAAAGTATCCAACCTGTCGCATCTTTCGGAAGATCGGCAAGGTTTTGTCTTTTGACGGCGAGTTTTAATGGTTTCATGTATTTATCAATATCTTTAGCACAAGATCTACCTTGTGTTTCCGTTTTGACTGTTGCTAATACAAAAATAGATAAATAACTATGAACATCTTTTAGATCCAAAAACTGTATATTTTCACATTTTTTGTCAATTAACGTCTGTTTAATTTTCTTTAGATGATCTAATGTTTCGGCACTGATATTTGGCATTTTAATCCTTAGAATTTTGAAAATCTTCTCCGAGGATCACAGTTGCATCCAGTCCCAAATCTTTTCTAAGAGCGAAGTAAACTCTTCGTCCTTGGAAAGTATCTGAGATAAGATCGGTGTACTGCGTATTTCCGGAGCGGTTTAAGATGATACTGGATTTAAAACTAGAATCCCAAGCATTGTCAACGGAGAGAACTTTCAGACCCTTATCATTCAGGAGCACCTTACCGTATCTGGCAAGTCCATTTTTAGCAGTTCCATTGAGTACTTCGATCCTTGCTCGTTCCCCCTCACTAAAAGATAGAGAGCGAAGTTCGCTTGCAAATTTATGAAAGGCAACTTTTACCGTTTCTTCATTGGCTTTTAATACCTCATCTTTGTATTTTGGACGACCCATTGGTTCTCCCGGAACTTCGGAAACGCCAAAATGAATTTTTTCTTTTTTTAGAAATTCAATCAAAGTCTCCCATTCTTTTAGAGATAGGTTTGTCGACATTTGAGAATGGAGATAAGCAACTCGTTGTTTACCTAGTAAGTCTTTTTTTTCATGAATGGCTTCAAGCACTGTCAACAATACTGTTTCTTGTATCTCCAAACGACGAATATAAGAAATCATTGATTCATCTGCAAGAGAACTCATCCAATCAAATGTATCTTCTCCATCAAGAATATAAGTTTGTTTGTTCCTTGCGTAATTTTTTGTGATGTGAAGTGATTTTGGTTCAAAAAACAGATTCAATCCACCAAGCAAATTAATCCAATTTTGAAATTGTTCTTTGGTCCAAACGATTTTAAATGGAATATTGGAATCTAGAGTATCTTCTAAAACAGATTCTACATAGGATGGTGCCGAACTTCCTTTTTCTTTGAGAGATTTATCTCCATCATCAAAACTGGTTTTAGGATTTACAAAGAAGAGGGCTGCCTTTTTTTCATTCGGATAAAATTCCGCATACAGAGAAAAAAGATATTCATCCTTATCTCCTATTACTGAAAAAAGAACAGGAAGGCGTTTACTTTGAGAAAATTTTTGATCTAACGAAAATCCAGCCTTGGAGCGAAATACTAAAAACAGTAGAGCAATCAAAAAGCAAGATCCTGCGGCAATAAGAAGAGTTTTAGCAGGGATTTGTTGTTTTTTAGGTTCTTCACGTAACATCGAATTGGTTTTCCTTAATTTGAATTGCGGATTGATTATACATATAGAAAGTATTAGGATGAATGACTTCTTTTTTTTCCATAAGAAAGGAAATGGTTTGAAAGGCTTTCATAAAAACACCGTAACTTAGGTTTTCCTTTGTTTTCGAAACCCATAAGGATAGTTCTGGATTGCGAAACGCAAAATCGGAACCTAAAAAATCCGAAGCATAAACTATCTTATCCAAAAGAGTTGGAGATTCGTTTCCTAATGTATGGGAAGAGATTGCTTTTGCCACTTCGGGATCAGAAAAACCGTATTCTTTTTGTAACCAGAAAGGAGCAGAATAAGCGTGTAGTGCCTGGCTAGGAATCCCTGTTTCATCGAAAAAAAACTCACGAAAAAGTCCTAAATGAATTTCCTGTTTTTTCTGTTTGGTGATGTCATGGCAAAGTGCAGCTAAGTAGGCTTTTTTTGGATTGGGATATCCAAAGTCAATTGCAAGTTCTTCTGCATAATTTGCCACACGTAGTATATGTTGGTATCTTGTTTCCGTGACATGTTTTGGCACTTCTTCCTTAAAAAATAAAATCCAATCTTCGGTAGCTGCATGAAAATCGGGAATTTGATTCATGGGGAACTCAAATCACCCTTAGAGAGCAAAAACTTACGCATTAGTTCTCTCGTTTTCGGCAAAAGAATATCACCTGCCTTATTTTGAAAATTGATTTCCCGAATCTCTGTACTACTCACAGGCAAAATGGGATTGGAGAGAATACGAACCTTGGCCTTAGGAAAAAAATGGGGAATCGGAATTTCATTGGGATAAGCCGTTTCTCTTCTTACCACAATGATCTCTTTTACAATGTTTAAAATTTCTTTATAAAATTTCCACCTATCAAAATGAATTAAATTATCCTCTCCCAATACTAGAGAAAGTTCGGAATTTGGATGAAGGGAACTTAGTGCCATTAAACTATCAATCGTATAACTAATATTTGCCTTTTTTATTTCTTCGTCCCAAAGAATTACATTTTTTGAAAGAAACGTTTCAAATTCCGAAAGACAAAGTTCCCAAATCTCAGTGGCACTAAATTCTTTTCCGCCTTGTTTAAACGGAGAAACAAAATTAGGGCAAATATAAAGAAGAGCGTTTGGATAAAACTGGGATATGGTTTTTATCACATGTCTGTGTCCAATGTGAGGGGGATTGAAACTTCCTCCAAAAAAAAGAACTTCCATTTTTAAACGCGGACTTGTCCACTTCCTGTTACATACGTTGTCGTAGTTGTTAGGTGGATGAGTCCCATCGGACCTCGCACATGGAGTTTGCCTGTAGAAATACCTACCTCAGCCCCAAGCCCATACTCGCCACCATCATGAAACCTTGTCGAACAATTCACAAAAATGGCAGCACTATCCAGTTCCTTCTGAAAGGTTTGAATTTCGGTAATATCTTCGGACAATATACATTCCGTATGACCAGAACTATACTTTCGAATGTTTTCCATCGCTTCTGAAAGTGAATTTACTATTTTTACGCTGAGCCTAGTATCTAAAAACTCTGTATAAAAATCATCTTCTGACGCCGGTTTGGCGGATGGAAAAACTTTTGTAACGGATGCATCTCCGAGAATTTGCACTCCATTTGATTCTAAAGATTCCAATAAATTTTTGATATTTGGATAATCTTTATGAATGAGTAGGTTTTCCAAAGCATTACAAACTCCAGGACGTTGTACTTTGGAATTTACAAGAATAGGAAGGACAATGTTTGGATTTGCATGGTTTGATAAGTATAAATTGGTAACACCTTTGTCATGTTTGATGACAGGGATTTTACTATTCTCTGAGACAAAACGAATGAGGGCTTCGCCACCACGAGGAACAATCACATCAATTAAATCATCCAATTGAAAGAAGGGAACCATCGCTTCTCGATTTGTATTTTCAACAAAGGTAACCACATCTTTTGTCACACCTGGCAATTTTTTTTCTTCGATCGCTTGGTGGAATAAAGAAGAAAGGATTAAATTAGAATGAAAGGCTTCCGAACCACCTCGTAAGATACAAGCATTCCCGGATTTAAATGATAAAGAAGCAATATCAATGATCACGTTGGGTCTGGATTCAAAAATTGTCATCACAACACCAATGGGAACACGTTTTGTGAGAAGTTCGAGTCCATTGGGAAGGATGGTTCCTCTTACCACTTCGCCTACTGGATCAGGCAAATTACGAATTTCTTCTATACTCTTAGCCATATTTTTAATTCGTTTGGAATCAAGTAGAAGGCGGTCCATCATGGCAGAAGATAAACCTTTCTCCTGTCCATTTTTCATATCGATTTTATTTTTTTCGATAATAGCTGATTCATTTTCTAATAGAAGTTCTTCTACGCGTTTGAGAACAGAATTTTTCTCTAAAGTGGTTAAACCTTTTAAGCCTCTACTAGCTAACTTGGCTTTGGTGGCTAATGATTTTGCATAGTTTGTGTTTTCGTCTGCCATAGTTTACTCCGTCTGAAAGGAAAAAAAATGAGATTGGATTTCGGAGGCATTAGGAACCCGGTGGTCAAAGGATAAATTGGCAACCAATGTTCCAAAGTTTTCTGTTTCAAAAAACTGAGAAATGGCGTGTTTTTTTTCCCCATTGACGATCCCAGTTTTAATACCATAAGGTAACAAAAGTTTGGCTGCATTGATTTTAGTGAACATTCCGCCAGTGCCTGGACCGGAAGGACCTGTGGCAAGAGTTTCTGTTTCTTTTGTGATTTCCGTAAACAAATCGATTTTTTCCTTACCATTTAAAAAACCATCGACTCCTGTGAGAATGAGAAGTAGGTCAGCTCCTACAATCGAGGCAACAATGGCAGAAAGAATATCATTATCTCCCAAATTGAGTTCTTCGGTGGAGACAGAATCATTTTCATTGACTATGGGTAAAATGCCCCAATCTAGAAGTTGGCGAAAGGTTTGTTTGAGATTGGTAAAACTATTATCTTCGTTTAAATCTTTGCGACCAAAAAGAATTTGGGCGATAGGTATATTGACCCGGCTAAAAAAACTTTCATATAGATTGAGAAGTTTGTTTTGGCCCATCGCCGCAAAGGCTTGTTTTTCTGCGAGACTCGTTTTCCCTTTGGGTAATGATACGGTTCCCATTTGATCCACTAGAAGTTTTTTACCTTGGGCTATGGCCCCGGAGGAAACAAGGATTACTTCTTTACCTTGTTCACGGAGTGTTCGGATGTCTCCTACAAGATCATATAAAAAATCATTAATTTTGGATTCTTCACCGGAAACACGCGCACTTCCGATCTTCACCACAATGAGTTTTGCTTTTTGAATGGAGTCTAAAAATTCCTTACGTGTTTTCATAAACTAGTTTTGCTTTTTCAGGAAAGAATACCTTATCAATTCTTTCGAGTAGGTATTCTAAATTGGATTCTCTGTCGGCAGAAATACAAATGATTTCCCCTAAATGTGAATAGTTTTTTTGGATCTCTTCTGTGAAACTAGGATCATTGTCCCATATATCCATTTTATTGATAACAATGAGAAATTTTTTGGTTAGAAGTGACTGGTTATAATTTCCAAGTTCACTTCGTAACATTTCTAATTCTTCTTCGAGTTGTAAATTCCCACCATCAAATAAAAATAAAATCCCTTGTACACGTTCAATGTGTTTTAGAAAACTGATCCCAAGGCCTACACCTTTGGAAGCACCTTCAATGATTCCGGGAATGTCAGCTACTGTATAACGAAACAAATCTTCGTGTCTATGCACCACACCAAGGTTAGGGGATAGGGTAGTGAAGGCATATCCGGCAATTTTTGGATGGGCATGAGTAATTTTGGCAAGTAAGGTCGACTTACCAGCATTAGGTAATCCAACAATTCCAATATCAGCAAGTAACTTTAATTCTAAGATTAGAGAAAGTTCACCACCTTCTTCGCCGGGTTGGCTATAACGAGGTGCTTGTTGGACTGAGGTTTTAAAAAAGGTATTCCCTTTGCCACCCCGACCTCCCTTGGCAATGGTAAAACTTTCGCCGTCAGCATTGAAATCATAGACAAGTTCCATCGTGACCGCGTCAATGATTTGGGTTCCCACAGGAACTTTTAGGATTAAGTCTTCTCCATTTTTTCCATTTCGGTTTTGACCAAGGCCTGGTCCTCCGTCTTCTGCGGCATACATCCGATCGGGGAGATAATTTTCCAAGGTCATCATTCGACCTTCAGCTAGAAAAATGACATCACCACCTTTGCCACCGTCACCACCATCAGGTCCTCCAAATTCGACAAATTTCTCTTTATGGAAATGGACAGAACCTGCCCCTCCGTGTCCGGCTCGAATTTGAATGGGTACTTCGTCGATAAATCCGCTCATAATTTCCTTTGGTCAAAAAAAAACCCGTTATAGGGAGATCCTAAAACGGGTTTTGTCCTCTCTCATTTGTAAGAGAGGCTTATACTTTCGGGTAAACGGAGATTTGTTGTCTTTCTCTAGTTACATGTTCGAAAGTCACAACACCGTCAACAAGTGCGTAAAGAGTATGGTCACGACCAATTCCTACGTTTTTTCCTGGTTTGTATTCAGTTCCTCTTTGGCGAACAATAATGTTCCCAGCAATGGCTAGTTGGCCACCGTAAACTTTTACACCAAGTCTTTTCGATACCGAATCACGACCGTTCTTTGTGGATCCACCACCTTTCTTTGTAGCCATTGTTTACCCCTTTATTATTTCGTCGTGGATGGAAATCGCTTCGGAATGAGAGTG includes these proteins:
- the obgE gene encoding GTPase ObgE, producing the protein MSGFIDEVPIQIRAGHGGAGSVHFHKEKFVEFGGPDGGDGGKGGDVIFLAEGRMMTLENYLPDRMYAAEDGGPGLGQNRNGKNGEDLILKVPVGTQIIDAVTMELVYDFNADGESFTIAKGGRGGKGNTFFKTSVQQAPRYSQPGEEGGELSLILELKLLADIGIVGLPNAGKSTLLAKITHAHPKIAGYAFTTLSPNLGVVHRHEDLFRYTVADIPGIIEGASKGVGLGISFLKHIERVQGILFLFDGGNLQLEEELEMLRSELGNYNQSLLTKKFLIVINKMDIWDNDPSFTEEIQKNYSHLGEIICISADRESNLEYLLERIDKVFFPEKAKLVYENT
- the rpmA gene encoding 50S ribosomal protein L27; translation: MATKKGGGSTKNGRDSVSKRLGVKVYGGQLAIAGNIIVRQRGTEYKPGKNVGIGRDHTLYALVDGVVTFEHVTRERQQISVYPKV
- the proB gene encoding glutamate 5-kinase, with the translated sequence MKTRKEFLDSIQKAKLIVVKIGSARVSGEESKINDFLYDLVGDIRTLREQGKEVILVSSGAIAQGKKLLVDQMGTVSLPKGKTSLAEKQAFAAMGQNKLLNLYESFFSRVNIPIAQILFGRKDLNEDNSFTNLKQTFRQLLDWGILPIVNENDSVSTEELNLGDNDILSAIVASIVGADLLLILTGVDGFLNGKEKIDLFTEITKETETLATGPSGPGTGGMFTKINAAKLLLPYGIKTGIVNGEKKHAISQFFETENFGTLVANLSFDHRVPNASEIQSHFFSFQTE